The following nucleotide sequence is from Salvia splendens isolate huo1 chromosome 2, SspV2, whole genome shotgun sequence.
CTAGGGCAACCTTGTCTACTGAAGCAACATCAGGTGTTGTTCTGTTTTCTGGCTGCTTCTCATTATGCTCACGAACAGTCTCCCCCACAGAATGTCGAGGTTGACTTGATATCATTGAGATTTTATCAACCCTGGGAGTAGTTGCCTGTGCTTCATTTTCTGGCCGCTTCTCTTTATCCTCATCCAGCACAACAGCTACATTGTTTTCCATACTACTTTGAGGAGGATGATAAGGTATCATGGGACCTTTATCAACTGTAACAGAAGCTTGTGCTTCATCTTCTGACAGATTCTCACTGTTCAAATCGAACAAAACAATAGAAGTCTCTTCCCCAGAAGGCATGCTTTGTCTTCCACTTTCTGATTGCTTTTGAGTGCCTTCGTTAAGAACATTACCAGTGATGTTGCTCTCAGAAGGAAAGCCTGTATCTACCAAACCAGAAGATTGTATTTCACTTTGTGGCTGCATCTCACTAGCCTCATCGTGCCCGACATGGCCACCTTGGGTTTTACCATTCTCAGTGTACGGTACCATCACTGTATCCACAAGAAGCAATCCTGATTAGAGTACCATCAGTCAGAATGAAAAAGTAAGAAATCGCACTAGTAGACATGTAAGTTTACCTGAGCCATCAATTACAGATGACATGTGCATCTCGTCAATCCATTTCGAAAGTGGTTCATTATCAAACTGACTGCTGGGTTGGGGTTCAATAACTTTCTCTACATCCAATGTGAGGTGAGGTTCAATAAATTTCTCTAGATTCAATGTGGGGTTAACCACCACCACTTTACCTCGAGAAACACCAACAGAATCTATACAAGCAAGGAACAGTTATCAATAGGCTGCTAAAAGTACATGAAATGAAAGGAATGGAAAGGAAAAGCAACAATAGATATAGACATCATCCTTTTATCTGAATCTTGAGATACAAACAAAATATCGTTATGCAACAGTTATCTAACAAATCCAGAGGTCAAGCTTTAACCCCATAATATCTCACCTCGAACTTTGACTGCAATTCTACCACCAGCAGTAATCTGCATCTGTCCTCTCTTGAACGAACGATATTCTTCCAGCCTGACTGGCTCTTTTACACCAGCCGCCCCATACTCATTATCCAGTATTCGTTTTGGCATTCTCACTTTTCTTTTCTCAGGACCAGACTGACCATTAGCTGTTGTTTCCATCCCTATCACCACCACATCATGAAGTTCCTGTGAACCATCATCTAGTCTGTTCAAATTGATATCACCTAAACTCTGACATCCATGTTCAGCACTTCCTACAACAAGAAATCATTCTTTAATTCATGCATAGAAGCAAAGAAAATGAGACATTTGTTTTTCTCCAGGGGAGAATATGAAGCGCTCCATAAAGGATGTCCTTATTTAAACCTGCGACCACAGTCCCTGTGCTTTCAAGCACAAATTTTCTTATTTGCCTCACTCTCTTTCTCTTCTCGTTGATTTCTCCAATTCCTAATTGCTTTCCATCCTACAAATGGAAGAGATGTAGTAGTAAGCAGAATGAATGGCATCATACTGTATATTCTATATTTTCTCTTATAATTCATGAATACCCCACTCAGCAGCATGCCCATGAGAGGGGTAGGGGGTATAGGATCTCTCCAGAGTATACATTAAACATCTGTTTCATTTAGACCAACCGAGTGCATCATGTTGCCTGAACAATGTCCAGCATATTACATTCTTTTACAGTTTCAGAGATTAAAAAGCAGTCACACCAAAAGTTTATTCTATCTCAAGAGGAAGTCCTAAATGTATCATATATGGTTGGTTGAAGTGAAAAAATTATCACATGAGTGTGTACCTTTGGAAATTGGAATATTAAGACAATGAACGAGTTCTTAGCTTTTCAATAGCAATTTGTCAATACTAATTAAGTTGCAGATATGTTAGTTGTATAATCAAAGGTCATGCCAAATCACAAACATTATAGAAGAAAAGCTATCGTCAGTACCAAACAAATGAACAAACATACTTCTTAACAATAAACAAAAATCAACCAACACATCAACTAATATCTAAAGTTATTCAATTATTCATATTTGTCACCTACCGTGATTTTCCCAGTCGTGAAATCAAAGACCGGTTGTCTCTGATCATCCAAACTAATAAAAGCCTCATTGCTGGAAGGTCGACTTCTATTACTTTCTGGTTTTCCTGAGCTCCACACTTCTGCACATGACAAACCTATGACTATAGGAAGATCAGTTTCACATCTTGCATGCTCGTTTTGAGCACCTTCTTTAGTGTTTCCAGCTGTATCTAGTTCCTTCTCTGCAAGGTCTCCCAGCTTTGCTAATTGAACAAAAGGACTGGTGGCAACTTCTGAGAAAGATGGGCGTAAAAGAATTTATACCTCCACAACCAAGTTGTAGGATTTCAACTGGCGATACTTGTGCAGCACCCTTCCCCAAGATGGTGGATGTGGATTTAATGTTTTCACTGGCATTATGCGGTGTACATCCGTTCCTATGCTTTCTTTGCTGCATGATTTAAGGGTAACATATCGAAACTTAAAAACCAATAACTTGCAGCACATCAAATCACAGAAGTGAGACGAACACAATCATATTTCCACAATACATTCCTGATCCAGCAGTTCCTACAGTTTGAACTAGGTCAGAGTAGAAGTTTCATAAAGTACTCTGACACATCTGTACTAAGTATCTGATAAGTCTAACAGAAGGGAAAATGCAACAAGAATTCAAATTGTGTCTTGGAACTCAATAATATGTGGGCCTACAAAGGTCAAAGAACAGTTTTCAACCAAACTTAGAAGTATGTCCAGCCCgcataaataagataaaatacatTCAAGGTATCTGTTAGTTCTAGTCTTGCCTTTCATATAGCCAGAAAGAACATTGCTGTAAATTGCCATTAACATTTGGTAAATTGTGTCTTGCCGCAACAGTCAGTCACATTGACATAATAAGAAAACATTAATGTCTATGCTATTGGGTATTAAACTCAATAAAGAACATGTTTTCACCAATTCATCATTAACAAATAATGAACTCGGTCACCATGGATAGCAAGTAGTATATCAATTACCAAAGAGAAACAATATGCAATATCCAAGGGCACGTATGACTTACAGCATTTTCTTCCCATGGATGATCAGAGAAAGATTGATCCAACGTAGTTTGTGCTAGAGATATTTCCATATTATTTAAAGATTCTGGGATTTCAGGACTgcataaaatttctatttttgatccATCAAACCCATCCCTTTTATTGGCTACCACTACATTTCCTTCCCTGAGCTTTTTAAGAGGATGAGAAACAGAACCCCCCGAATCAGATACATATGCTGTCCTTTTTGTCAAAGGTACAGTTGCACGGGACAATGTCTGATTATCAAGAATAAACTGCTCATATTTATCATTTCTTGATATTGATGATGAGTGTGTTTTGGCAAAGATGACCTCTTCATTCACTGAATTTCTCGGAGGAGCAGCTGCCACAGAGGTACTAGAGTTATCAGGTGTGATATATTGAGATACGTCATAGACTAAGGATGGGACTGAGGGTTCCTGATACAGTTTCCAAGGAATCAGACTTAAACTTCTTACAaacaaatactagtatattacaAAAGTAGGTAGTCGGGTTTCTGATATCAAAACAATGCAGATAGTAATGAAAGAACAAAGCCCATCTATAAGATGCTCGTAATACTGTCCACATAATAAACACTTTAAAAATCAATTAACAAGATTCTAAATTTCTTATTAGTACTTAGAAACTCAGTAATACTCATAACATAGTAGCTTTTCACTACACTAACACAATATCCCATTTGCATATGACTGTGGTACTAAAAATCAAAAAAAGAATGTTTTACACATAAATACAAGAGGTAAAATAGTTTTAACTTTGCAGATAGAGAGCATCAACACCTAAAGGTCGATAGTATTAGTAACTAGAAGTGCTACTTTGCCATGTGTCACATGCACAACAAAGACAGAAAAGTGGCAGTCACACCTCCTTTCTCAGAAAAGAGTATTAGTTGCTAATGACATCAAACAGATAAAGTAACTTTAAAACCATATGCAGCAACAGTGATGGAGATAAAATGATGGTACAATCATATGGAAttcatttgaaaatattattataaaaaaaggaGCATTTTCAAGGGAGTATACAAAACCTGGGAAGAAGTGAACCATTTGTCATCCTTCCATTCCATGTGAAGTCTTAATTCTGACTGATTGAATTCCTTATCGCAATTCATTTGCTTAAAGAACACAAGGTATCTACTGTTCACAAGCTCTTTTGTAATTATTCCACTCCACCAGCCAAAGTCAAAGAATGCATCaacattttcaaataaaactaattttttATCTTTGAGAAGTGGAGGGCAAGGCCTGATGTGCAAAGAATCAACCTTGGCTTTAGCTGAACTGTGGTTATCTGAGTTTACACAATTGCACTCCACCAAAAATGTCAGATTCCCCAGGTCTTGAAGAATTGTGGCTGGATACCAAACATCCTGAAATTCTTCTCTGTCAAATGACACTTCCACCTTTCTTCCAACATCAAACATCAATCCTGCTATATTCTTCGCACAATTACAAGACCGGAAAAGGAAGCAGAACATCAGTAAATAAGAGTAGCAGCAAACATCGCCTCAAAACCAATTATCACCGAACTTTGAGGGTTTTTCAATGAACATCAAGGATGAATTATTGCTGATTTAGCAAGGTTTGCAACgtgaaaaatattgaaaattactTCAAAATTGCAGACCAAATTGACATGCAATTTTTGAATAAACCTGTTTCTGAGGACGGAGCCAGTTCCCGTTCACCCAATCGGAGTGCAGCCTCAACTCTCCAAGCCCAAACTCGAGCTCATCGGGGGGGTTGGGAAATGTGACGACGTATCTCTGGTCGCGGGCGAAGACGCCGGTGACAACGCCCGTCCACCAGCCGTCCTTGTAGAAGGCGTCGACGACGTCGTCCAGATCTAAACCCTTGAGGGGTGGTTGATGGAGCGGCGGGGTGGGCCTTACGGAGGAGGCGTCGACGTACTCCCTCAGCCGATCCAAGCCGTCCTTGTGCGCCAGCAGGTCGTGATACTCCACGTAGAGCTTCCTCGACTTCTTCTTATTCGGAGAATTGAGGACGGTGGCGGAGAAGTATACTCCCCTGAAATCCTCCTCGTCGGTCTTCACCTCGACCACGGAGCCTATAGGGAAGTAGTGGtgtcggcggcggcggtggtggccgTGGGGAGTAATCAGGGATGGGGTTTGTTGGAATTGCGTTGCATCACCGGCCATTTTTTGAGTAAAATTTAAGATGCGCGAATTTGTGGCCACAAAAATGCAAATTTCCCATTTTCGGAGCCTCTCCCTAATCACATCACTCAATTGTTTTTACGGTTttacttttccttttccttttgttttctttttgtacTCCTATCCTGCTAGTCTACgactaacaaaaaaaaagaaatacgtGTACTCGCTCGACAAAACGACTATGGCATCCATGGCGGCGACGGTGAGGTCAACCATCACAGCCGGAGCTATAATCTCTTCTTTCAAATCTCCGAAGATCGAATCCATCGGATTGCAGTCAATCAAACCGCTCAATATCAGGCGGTTGAAACAAAATCATCGGAGGGTTAATGTTGTGAAAGCATCGGCCTCTGGACTATACTCCGCCGAGAATCTCGAGCTCACTGTGGAAAACGTAGACAAGATTCTCGACAACGTCCGGCCGTACTTGATCACCGACGGCGGGAACGTCGATGTCGTGTCGGTTGATAACGGCGTCGTCTCTCTCAAGCTCCAGGGTAACCCTAATTTCCCTTTGAGTAACTGTTTTTGGTCTCACTCAATGAGTTAGTAAATTGATTGATTGGGTTATTCAATTCGATTTATTTTTCATGCAGTAGCACTTTAGAGAAGATGAAGAGAAATGTGCAGAAATATAATTTCCTTGATAAAGTGTCTAGAAATGATCTTGTTATAGATGCTACAATAGTGAATTTAAGGACATATAACTTCTGCATATCATCTATATAAACATGTACGTGCATTTGTGCGTGATTTTGTGCAACATTCTAAATAGGTAGTAGTACATAGGTTAATATTACATTGCTTGTACACTTGTAGTAATACTTTCCAAGATTAAGTTATATAGCCTCATGAGCAGCTAGGTATCTTAGCAATTCGTTACTCGTTTTCATGTTTGGAATTAGCACATTTCCATGTATACTTCACGTGAGCGTAATTGGGTATTGTTTGTCGGATAATAGGAGCATTGTGCAAGCTGTCCTAGCTCAGCAATCATCATGAAAATGGTGGTTGAAGTTGATATTAACGATGAAAACTAGAAATGTTTTGCGAGCATATATCTTAAACTACTATATATATCCACGCCTAGCTGAAACTACTAGGTGTGGTTTGAAAATGCACATCTCCATGCCTAGTTGAAACAAGCTATTAATTTTCTCCAGCAATTATGAACTTGTCTGTCTAGGGTTGGACTAGGGTGCTAActatttacagtaataactaataccTATCAATgctatgtattaaaattatcaacacaaagacataatcatgtaaatttaaatatcaatacaaagacataatttatcaacacaagaaagattgacaaatttatatctttgtgttgatatttttaacatacaatattgatatttaggtattagttattactataagaagttagtatttgatcacaaaCTTGTCTATATATGCACATTTGTGCTTTCTTGTCTAATAGGAGCTTGTGAAAGCTGCCCTAGTTCAACCACAACAATGAAAATGGGAATTGAAAGAGTTCTTAAGGAGAAATTTGGAGATGATATCAAGGATATACGTCAAGTATACGACGAGCAGATCACTGAAACTACAGTTGAGGTGAGGTCTTGCGATGCATCTATAATGTGTGTGACTCTTGCACTGAAGTGTATGCAACTATGCATAAGTTGTAATGTCATATGTATGATCGCATCTGCAGGCAGTGAACAATCATCTAGAGATATTAAGACCAGCCATCAAAAACTATGGTGGGAGCGTGCAAGTGTTGTCTGTCACAGGCGGGGACTGCATTGTGAGGTATGTCGGGCCTGACTCTATTGGTTCAGGGGTCAAAGCAGCCATCAAGGAGAGGTTCCCTGACATTGTCAATGTCAAACTCGCCAACTAGCTATTTGGCTGGAGAATGAATTTTGAGTATGGATGTTTTGTACATTTTGCTCAATTCAAAATGCGGTTCAATGTACAAAAGAAACGATTATGTCTGATTTACTAATATCAGTTTGTCTCCTAGCCGACTAACAGCCAATAAACAACAAGCGAAGTAGCAAGCAACCAAAGTCTGTCAATACCAATTCATCTTTCGGGAAATTGGTGTAGAATGTATGAGTACTATTTACATTGTTAGAAACTTGGTCAAATACTGGCGAGGATCACCACATTCATTTTAGTAACATTTTCTAACCGAAGATCACCTCAGCTCGCCTCCGTCTGCACGGCATGGTACTACTGGCTCAGAGCTTTCGCTTCTTGGTTCAAGAATTCTCATATCTTCACACTCCGTGGGGGAGAAAGGGTAGAATGTCAAATTACAACCTATCAGACGCTCATACATATATCTCCTCAGAGGAAGTCTACTGGTGTTGTCTGCTAATAAGCCATTAATGGAAAGTGCTTCAGGGACTATATATACATTcaagtgtatatattttataaatcgGAAGCATTATACTTTCGTGGTCTTTTGGACAGAGCTGGGGAAGATGGAGCATCCGATGATCGTCCCGGACCCTTCACAAAACCACCAAAATAATTGCAATGATGTGCTGCTTTAGTCGATGATTACATATTAaccaataaaaatatgattacaGATTAGTAACATGCAGCAACAAAATAACATGGTAAAATTGGAGTATACCTTGCGCTTCTGCTCCCTTTTAATGAATCTTTCCCCTAAAAACCATGTGGAATAATTAAATGTTAAAAATTAAGATGATAGCATGCAAGTGATCAGATACAGGCAGGCAATAGCCGACTAGTGGAAAGTTCAAAATCATGCCTAAAAGGTCATTAGATATAGTATTACCGCCAATCTGCAATGATTCGGGTGTGAATGTTCGATCAAGATCTGCAGCTCGCTGTGATTGCTGGTGCAAGAAATGCCGTTTTATACATCAAGGGTGCAGGATATAGGGGACAAATAGAAGCTTTGTTTAGTATACCACATTGCATACCTTGGGAGGTGTACCCGGAGTTTCAGTATATGAACTGTCACGAAATGATGAACCTTCAGCTTCCTTGTATTGCAGCTATAAATTGATGGTCAAAATCAGAAGATATGGACAAATCAAAAATATGTGAGGACTGAAtactaaaatgataatataCTCATTTCAATGTAATCAAGAAAAATGGTGTGCTTAGACAATTCGTGATGGCAATAGGGAATATTTAAAAACAAAGAAATTTGATCTTTTTAACGATCATTGAATATTTCATGTGGTTGGTGTTATTTAGTTTGAGAAGCCCATATCAAATACACGAAAAGACAGCAAATAGCTAAAAGAATGAGCAACCATAAGTAACAACTATCACTCAAGAAATGATTTATTAAGTTCTCAGAAATACAAACAATTAGCTTTTTCTGCTACCCAAAACATGCAACCCCGACAAATTACAAAACAATGAATGAAACGGATATATCATAAGTCATGGTTACAATCACCAAGACAATTGACACAGGTCTAGCCAGCTAACTTAAATTTCAAATGTAAAAGGTGATCTAACAGAGCAGAGTAAAAACCTGTTTCTGAAGATTCAATAGAGTCAATATCTCCTTTCTTAGTTCAAGATGCTCAGCACACACAGCCTTCGTGGGGACTTTTGGTTTCAAGTTCACCTGTCAAACATGAGCATCTGCGTCAACCATCCATAAGTATTAGTGTGTTATATTAAAGCTTAGAGTGCTCACAGTCTCATACAATCCCATTACGAATTTCAGAAATTAATTAGCCAACAAATTTTCAAGTCAATATAATGTATtgtatttaaaagaaaattacagtATATGCCTGGTGAGGATCGACCATCACAGGACTATATGAGAGGGCCGAGAAAAGTGGCGACATTTGCTGAATTAGCGATCATGAATTATGATAGAATTGGTGTCGAAGAGATAGAGTTGAAGATAGATCTGTCAGAGTTTGTTTAGGAATAGAATCTTGATAGTTATGTTcttattctttatttatttttttatttattactagtaaTTCTTATCGAAGTAGGATTAGGAGTTTCAATTTGAATAACCCTGAGCATGTATAGGGAAGCGGTGTCTTGGAGTTTAGTTTGTCTAGTCAGGGATCTCGCAAGAGGGTCGTCCGTTGTTCGTTCTTTTATTCGTTTCAAATATTCAAAAGTGACTGGGTCATTCTGTCGGGCAGTTCGTGTGCATAGTTTATGTTAGGTTATTTGGGAATATTGTCCTCTGTGTGCAGATTAGATTACTATGTCTTTAGCACTCGGTCGAGCAGTTGGGTGTGTGATCTTCTACCCTTTCAATTGGTGCAGTGAGCGTGGATCCGGGTAACTTAAGGAAAGGGGCTTCCCGAAGATGTGACCAAAGAGTGCCACCAAAAATGTGGGGCCAGAGGGCAGACAATGGATGGTGGGTAAAATTTGGGTTTGCCAATAGTCGTGTGCCATCCGTGGATGTCCGGTTAAGAGGGGGTGGATTGCTACGAATTTCACATTGGTTCCTCATAAAAGTGAGGAATAACGTATAAGTGGGAAACTGGGAATCAACCATTTCTTTTGGGTTAAGTTAGAACTCACAATATTATATGTTAATCAATGCCAAATCTCTTGCATGTATTTTTTCTTTGATAACTTTTCCTTCTACTTTCTATTTACGGTCAGGAGAATGAAGACCTTTATTCAATGTAAAATTTCCGAGTTCAGATAGTAATGATGAGAAGATGAGAAAGAGATGAAAAATCCAAACTAGCaaaatttctttctttttttggaaGGAGAGGTAAGGAGCAGGAAACAAACCCCAAGATCTTGTAAGGTCTGCTCTACCCGCTTGATGGTCCGGAGTCCTGCTGACGAACTTACAGCTTGCACCATGTGATCAAGTGCATATGTCCGCAAATATACACGTAGCTGCATATTTTCTCAAATGGATTAGTGACACAAAGTTATCATCAAAGCATAACATATGCAAATTAGAGACAGAGGTAACCCTGGGAAAT
It contains:
- the LOC121780939 gene encoding nifU-like protein 1, chloroplastic, coding for MASMAATVRSTITAGAIISSFKSPKIESIGLQSIKPLNIRRLKQNHRRVNVVKASASGLYSAENLELTVENVDKILDNVRPYLITDGGNVDVVSVDNGVVSLKLQGACESCPSSTTTMKMGIERVLKEKFGDDIKDIRQVYDEQITETTVEAVNNHLEILRPAIKNYGGSVQVLSVTGGDCIVRYVGPDSIGSGVKAAIKERFPDIVNVKLAN